A single genomic interval of Streptomyces graminofaciens harbors:
- a CDS encoding ABC transporter permease/substrate-binding protein, with the protein MAADTLKSTTGAGGAPGLRRLLLDNGALTALIVLVIAMSALSGDFLTADNLLNVGVQAAVTAILAFGVTFVIVSAGIDLSVGSVAALSATVLAWSATSQGIPVAIAVVMAIATGIVCGLVNGFLVSYGKLPPFIATLAMLSVARGLSLVISQGSPIALPDSVSHLGDTLGGWLPVPVLVMIVMGLITAFVLGRTYIGRSMYAIGGNEEAARLSGLRVKKQKLAIYAFSGLFAAAAGIVLAARLSSAQPQAAQGYELDAIAAVVIGGASLAGGTGKASGTLVGALILAVLRNGLNLLSVSAFWQQVVIGVVIALAVLLDTVRRKAGATPVAGGAGAGGSGNRGRQAATYVLAAVVAAAVVGAMSFLHSGSSEAKTQKIGLSLSTLNNPFFVQIRAGAQDEAKKLGVDLTVTDAQNDASQQANQLQNFTSEGLGTIIVNPVDSDAVAPAAKAVNKAGIPLVAVDRSVNDANTTALVASDNTAGGRQAAEALAEKLGGKGRIVVLQGQAGTSASRERGAGFAEGLKAYPGIEVVAKQPADWDRTKGLDVMTNLLQANPDVDGVFAENDEMALGAIKALGSKAGKSVQVIGFDGTPDGLKAVEAGTLYASVAQQPAELGRIAVRNALKAAEGKDVKKTVMVPVKVVTSKNVAAFGG; encoded by the coding sequence GTGGCCGCTGACACGCTCAAGAGCACGACGGGCGCGGGTGGCGCCCCGGGGCTGCGCCGCCTCCTGCTCGACAACGGGGCGCTCACCGCGCTCATCGTCCTGGTCATCGCCATGTCGGCGCTGTCCGGCGACTTCCTGACCGCCGACAACCTGCTGAACGTCGGTGTCCAGGCCGCCGTCACCGCCATCCTCGCCTTCGGCGTGACCTTCGTGATCGTCTCGGCGGGCATCGACCTGTCGGTCGGCTCGGTCGCCGCGCTGTCGGCCACGGTCCTCGCCTGGAGCGCCACCTCGCAGGGCATACCGGTCGCGATAGCGGTCGTCATGGCGATCGCGACGGGCATCGTGTGCGGCCTCGTCAACGGTTTCCTGGTCTCGTACGGGAAGCTGCCGCCGTTCATCGCGACGCTCGCGATGCTGTCGGTGGCGCGCGGTCTTTCGCTCGTGATCTCGCAGGGTTCGCCGATCGCACTCCCGGACTCGGTGTCGCACCTCGGTGACACGCTCGGCGGGTGGCTGCCGGTGCCGGTGCTCGTGATGATCGTCATGGGGCTGATCACGGCGTTCGTGCTCGGCCGGACGTACATCGGGCGTTCGATGTACGCGATCGGCGGCAACGAGGAAGCGGCCCGGCTCTCCGGGCTGCGGGTGAAGAAGCAGAAGCTCGCCATCTACGCCTTCTCGGGGCTGTTCGCCGCCGCAGCGGGCATCGTGCTCGCCGCCCGGCTCTCCTCCGCGCAGCCGCAGGCCGCGCAGGGCTACGAGCTGGACGCGATCGCGGCGGTCGTCATCGGCGGTGCCTCCCTGGCGGGCGGTACCGGCAAGGCGTCCGGCACGCTCGTCGGCGCGCTGATCCTGGCGGTGCTGCGCAACGGCCTCAACCTGCTCTCCGTGTCCGCGTTCTGGCAGCAGGTCGTCATCGGTGTCGTCATCGCGCTGGCGGTGCTGCTGGACACCGTCCGCCGGAAGGCCGGGGCGACTCCGGTCGCGGGCGGTGCGGGTGCCGGCGGGTCCGGCAACCGGGGCAGGCAGGCGGCCACGTATGTGCTCGCGGCGGTCGTCGCGGCGGCCGTGGTCGGTGCGATGTCCTTCCTGCACAGCGGTTCGTCGGAGGCGAAGACCCAGAAGATCGGGCTGTCGCTGTCGACGCTCAACAACCCGTTCTTCGTGCAGATCCGGGCCGGGGCGCAGGACGAGGCGAAGAAGCTGGGCGTGGACCTGACGGTCACCGACGCGCAGAACGACGCCTCCCAGCAGGCCAACCAGTTGCAGAACTTCACCAGCGAGGGCCTCGGCACGATCATCGTCAACCCGGTGGACTCCGACGCGGTGGCCCCGGCGGCGAAGGCCGTGAACAAGGCGGGCATCCCGCTCGTCGCCGTCGACCGCTCGGTCAACGACGCGAACACCACCGCGCTCGTCGCCTCCGACAACACCGCCGGCGGCAGGCAGGCGGCCGAGGCGCTCGCCGAGAAGCTGGGCGGCAAGGGCAGGATCGTCGTCCTGCAGGGTCAGGCGGGCACCTCCGCCAGCCGTGAGCGCGGCGCGGGCTTCGCCGAGGGGCTGAAGGCCTACCCGGGTATCGAGGTGGTCGCCAAGCAGCCCGCAGACTGGGACCGCACCAAGGGCCTGGACGTGATGACGAACCTGCTCCAGGCCAACCCGGACGTCGACGGCGTCTTCGCCGAGAACGACGAGATGGCGCTCGGCGCGATCAAGGCGCTGGGCTCCAAGGCCGGCAAGTCCGTCCAGGTCATCGGCTTCGACGGCACGCCCGACGGTCTGAAGGCGGTCGAGGCGGGCACGCTGTACGCGTCGGTGGCGCAGCAGCCCGCCGAACTGGGCCGGATCGCGGTACGGAACGCGCTGAAGGCGGCCGAGGGCAAGGACGTGAAGAAGACGGTGATGGTGCCGGTGAAGGTGGTCACGTCGAAGAACGTGGCCGCGTTCGGCGGCTGA
- the eccCa gene encoding type VII secretion protein EccCa, with protein sequence MTQQLIHRPARSTRPLAPARARTIEPPPNLPEGKAGTAATALLPMAGVMGSVVMMTVIRNSQFAALGAIVLVFALLGAVALFLSQRGKAQRTRRTQRERYLEYLEELREEFGTEERERRQLARVLNPPPEALYDLVRDPARLWERRRQDPDFLRVRVGTGDVPVAELAIGQNQGGVLTPPDPFMLNEARALLARYSVANDCPLTVPLDRAGDVSVVGDREGVLRVARALLVQVAVTHAPDDVAVALGVPGDRLADWEWAKWLPHVLDGQEHDGPVAARRIAPGLAQLARHFRHELGRRASYAAEVRRGLADRGALRMTSRMLVVSDEYGETADELPLPDSAVGLADMGVTVLHLLEEQVHEPDQVSVRITVRGDQILVEDLRADQHMTAGGTSDDVTPAGAEGLARLLAPLRLSAESAAEGTPVTGPVDFPGLLGIDDPAVLDLARLWAPRGEREFLRVPIGLTDRHEPVLLDLKESSELGMGPHGLCVGATGSGKSELLRTLVLALVATHSPEDLALVLVDYKGGATFAPFTELPHVAGVITNLENQAGLVERVHSSLAGEVKRRQQVLKDAGNVADIGHYAALRATERPDLAPLPHLFVVIDEFGELLTAKPDFIDLFLSIGRIGRSIGVHLLLSSQRIEGGKLKGLDTYLSYRLGLRTFSADESRTVLDTTDAFHLPPLPGFGYLKVDTSTYERFKAGYVSGAYRGPALALEADDTPLAWPYPTYNTLGGAPVDNAGAEPRATKRETGPTVMSVMVDQLASAARPVRRIWLAPLPDAIALDTAAGPVQVDERGLRLARTPGPMRVPLGVLDDPARQWQGDWVLDLTVAGGHAAVIGGPQSGKTTLLRTLALSLATTHTPAEVAIYGLDLVGGGLSALSGLPHVGGIAGRADRERAARTIAEVRTMLVEREELFREHGIDSVDQLRRLRGQGELRELGSTDIVLIVDGFGALRDEFAELDDAVVDLLKRGGGYGIHVVGGMLRWNDVRIATQSMFGTRVELRLNDPSDSSVERKLSETLSADTPGRVLTDGKLFAQTALPRLDGRPSTGDLGPALENAARTIRSTWHGELAAPVRVLPTRMPADRLPSVVSEPRRIPLGVDQDALAPVLLDLFGSDQHLLILGDNECGKTNLLKLVVGQLVERYSDEELVFGVFDPRRGLRGVVPEPYRGGYAHNAKLAAGLASGIATELEKRLPETADPDAITDEPAFEGPRIVILVDDYDILTTAGQQPLAPFLPYVSSAQDIGLHFVITRRVAGASRAMYEPLLQTLRETGTAALLMTGERGEGQLFPGLYASAQPPGRGTLVRRGRAHQLIQTAIDSQESQEAERP encoded by the coding sequence GTGACCCAGCAGTTGATCCACCGTCCCGCGCGCAGCACCCGTCCGCTCGCACCCGCGCGGGCCCGGACGATCGAGCCGCCGCCGAACCTCCCGGAGGGCAAGGCGGGCACGGCGGCCACGGCGCTGCTGCCGATGGCCGGTGTCATGGGCTCGGTCGTGATGATGACCGTGATCCGCAACAGCCAGTTCGCGGCCCTCGGCGCGATCGTGCTGGTCTTCGCGCTGCTCGGCGCGGTCGCCCTCTTCCTGTCGCAGCGCGGCAAGGCCCAGCGCACCCGCCGCACCCAGCGCGAGCGCTACCTGGAGTATCTGGAGGAGCTGAGGGAGGAGTTCGGCACCGAGGAGCGTGAGCGGCGGCAGCTCGCCCGGGTGCTGAACCCGCCGCCGGAGGCCCTCTACGACCTCGTGCGCGACCCCGCCCGGCTCTGGGAGCGGCGGCGGCAGGACCCGGACTTCCTGCGGGTGCGGGTCGGCACCGGTGACGTACCGGTCGCCGAACTGGCCATCGGGCAGAACCAGGGCGGTGTGCTGACCCCGCCGGACCCGTTCATGCTCAACGAGGCCCGCGCGCTGCTGGCCCGCTACTCCGTGGCGAACGACTGCCCGCTGACCGTGCCGCTGGACCGCGCGGGCGACGTCAGCGTCGTCGGTGACCGCGAGGGTGTGCTGCGGGTCGCCCGCGCGCTGCTCGTGCAGGTGGCCGTCACACACGCCCCGGACGACGTGGCCGTCGCGCTCGGTGTGCCCGGCGACCGGCTGGCCGACTGGGAGTGGGCCAAGTGGCTGCCGCATGTGCTGGACGGCCAGGAGCACGACGGACCGGTGGCCGCCCGCCGGATCGCGCCGGGTCTGGCGCAGCTGGCCCGGCACTTCCGCCATGAGCTGGGCCGCCGTGCCTCGTACGCGGCGGAGGTCCGCCGGGGTCTCGCCGACCGGGGCGCGCTGCGTATGACCTCGCGGATGCTGGTCGTGAGCGACGAGTACGGGGAGACGGCCGACGAACTTCCCCTGCCGGACTCGGCGGTCGGTCTCGCCGACATGGGCGTCACCGTGCTGCATCTGCTGGAGGAACAGGTGCACGAGCCCGACCAGGTGTCGGTGCGGATCACCGTCCGGGGCGATCAGATCCTCGTGGAGGACCTGCGCGCCGACCAGCACATGACCGCTGGCGGCACCTCCGACGACGTGACCCCCGCCGGCGCCGAAGGGCTCGCCCGGCTGCTCGCTCCCCTCCGCCTCTCCGCGGAGTCCGCCGCCGAGGGCACCCCGGTCACCGGACCCGTCGACTTCCCGGGCCTCCTCGGCATCGACGACCCGGCCGTCCTCGACCTCGCCCGGCTCTGGGCGCCGCGCGGCGAGCGTGAATTCCTGCGCGTACCGATCGGCTTGACGGATCGTCACGAGCCGGTACTCCTCGACCTGAAGGAGTCCTCCGAGCTTGGCATGGGCCCGCACGGGCTGTGCGTGGGCGCGACCGGGTCCGGCAAGAGCGAGCTGCTGCGCACGCTCGTGCTGGCCCTCGTCGCCACCCACTCCCCCGAGGACCTGGCCCTCGTCCTCGTCGACTACAAGGGCGGCGCGACCTTCGCCCCCTTCACCGAGCTCCCGCACGTGGCCGGTGTGATCACCAACCTGGAGAACCAGGCCGGACTCGTCGAGCGCGTGCACTCCAGCCTCGCCGGTGAGGTCAAGCGGCGGCAGCAGGTGCTGAAGGACGCGGGGAACGTGGCCGACATCGGGCACTACGCGGCCCTGCGCGCCACCGAGCGGCCCGACCTCGCCCCGCTCCCCCACCTCTTCGTCGTGATCGACGAGTTCGGTGAACTCCTCACCGCCAAGCCGGACTTCATCGACCTGTTCCTGTCCATCGGGCGCATCGGCCGCTCGATCGGCGTCCATCTGCTGCTGTCCAGCCAGCGGATCGAGGGCGGCAAGCTCAAGGGCCTGGACACCTATCTGTCGTACCGGCTGGGGCTGCGCACCTTCTCCGCCGACGAGTCGCGGACCGTCCTCGACACCACCGACGCCTTCCATCTGCCGCCGCTGCCGGGCTTCGGCTATCTGAAGGTGGACACGTCGACGTACGAGCGGTTCAAGGCGGGGTACGTCTCCGGGGCCTATCGGGGGCCCGCGCTCGCCCTGGAGGCGGACGACACTCCGCTGGCCTGGCCGTATCCGACGTACAACACGCTCGGCGGCGCGCCTGTCGACAACGCCGGGGCCGAGCCCAGGGCGACGAAGCGGGAGACCGGGCCGACCGTGATGTCGGTGATGGTCGACCAGCTCGCCTCCGCCGCGCGGCCGGTGCGCCGGATCTGGCTGGCGCCGCTGCCGGACGCGATCGCGCTGGACACGGCCGCCGGGCCGGTCCAGGTGGACGAGCGGGGGCTGCGCCTGGCCCGTACGCCGGGCCCGATGCGGGTGCCGCTGGGCGTGCTGGACGACCCGGCGAGGCAGTGGCAGGGCGACTGGGTGCTCGATCTGACCGTGGCCGGCGGTCATGCGGCGGTGATCGGCGGCCCGCAGTCCGGCAAGACGACCCTCCTGCGCACGCTCGCCCTCTCCCTCGCGACCACCCACACCCCCGCCGAAGTCGCCATATACGGACTTGACCTGGTCGGCGGCGGCCTCTCCGCGCTCTCCGGGCTGCCGCACGTCGGCGGGATCGCCGGGCGGGCCGACCGGGAGCGGGCCGCGCGGACGATCGCCGAGGTGCGCACGATGCTCGTCGAGCGCGAGGAACTGTTCCGGGAGCACGGCATCGACTCCGTCGACCAGCTCCGCCGGCTGCGCGGGCAGGGCGAGCTGCGTGAGCTGGGCTCCACCGACATCGTGCTGATCGTCGACGGGTTCGGCGCGCTGCGCGACGAGTTCGCCGAGCTGGACGACGCGGTCGTGGACCTGCTCAAGCGCGGCGGCGGCTACGGCATCCATGTCGTCGGCGGCATGCTCCGCTGGAACGACGTACGGATCGCCACGCAGTCGATGTTCGGGACGCGGGTCGAGCTGCGGCTCAACGACCCGAGCGATTCGAGTGTGGAGCGCAAGCTCTCCGAGACCCTGTCCGCCGACACACCGGGGCGTGTGCTCACCGACGGCAAGCTGTTCGCGCAGACCGCGCTCCCCCGGCTCGACGGACGTCCGTCGACGGGCGACCTCGGTCCGGCCCTGGAGAACGCGGCCCGTACGATCCGCTCGACCTGGCACGGTGAACTGGCCGCGCCGGTACGGGTGTTGCCGACCAGGATGCCGGCCGACCGGCTGCCGTCCGTCGTGAGCGAGCCGCGCCGGATCCCCCTCGGTGTGGACCAGGACGCCCTCGCGCCCGTCCTGCTCGACCTGTTCGGCTCGGACCAGCATCTGCTGATCCTCGGCGACAACGAGTGCGGCAAGACGAACCTGCTGAAGCTGGTCGTCGGACAGCTCGTCGAGCGGTACTCGGACGAGGAGCTGGTCTTCGGCGTGTTCGACCCCCGGCGCGGGCTGCGGGGCGTGGTCCCGGAGCCGTACCGGGGCGGCTACGCGCACAACGCCAAGCTCGCGGCCGGGCTGGCCTCGGGCATCGCGACCGAGCTGGAGAAGCGGCTGCCGGAGACCGCCGACCCGGACGCGATCACCGACGAGCCCGCCTTCGAGGGCCCCCGGATCGTGATCCTCGTCGACGACTACGACATCCTCACCACCGCCGGTCAGCAGCCGCTCGCCCCCTTCCTGCCGTATGTGTCGTCGGCGCAGGACATCGGGCTGCACTTCGTGATCACGCGCCGGGTCGCGGGCGCCTCCCGGGCGATGTACGAG
- a CDS encoding sugar ABC transporter ATP-binding protein: MSNQDELLRIEGIRKAFPGVVALDGVDFDLRRGEVHVLLGENGAGKSTLIKMLSGAYTPDAGRILAGGEEVRIQGAQDSERLGIATIYQEFNLVPDLTVAENIFLGRQPRRLGMIDRKKMEADASVLLERVGVQVSPRARVRELGIARLQMVEIAKALSLDARVLIMDEPTAVLTSEEVEKLFVIVRKLREDGVGVVFITHHLEEIAALGDRVTVIRDGRSVGQVPASTPEDELVRLMVGRSIEQQYPRQQADTGAALLTVEGLTRDGVFHDVGFEVRAGEVVGIAGLVGAGRTEVVRAVFGADPYDKGAVKVSGAPLKGHDVNAAMAAGIGLIPEDRKGQGLVLDASVEENLGLVTLRASTRAGIVDLKGQRAAAARIAEQLGVRMAGLGQQVRTLSGGNQQKVVIGKWLLADTKVLILDEPTRGIDVGAKVEIYELINELTAAGAAVLMISSDLPEVLGMSDRVLVMAQGRIAGELPGAEATQDAVMALAVSNPNTIDSVTEVEAPRGR, translated from the coding sequence GTGAGCAACCAGGACGAGTTGCTGCGCATCGAGGGCATACGGAAAGCCTTTCCCGGCGTGGTCGCGCTCGACGGCGTCGACTTCGATCTGCGCCGGGGCGAGGTGCACGTACTCCTCGGTGAGAACGGCGCGGGCAAGAGCACGCTCATCAAGATGCTCTCCGGTGCCTACACGCCCGACGCCGGGCGGATCCTGGCCGGTGGCGAGGAGGTGCGCATCCAGGGTGCTCAGGACTCCGAGCGCCTCGGGATCGCCACCATCTACCAGGAGTTCAACCTCGTTCCCGATCTGACGGTCGCCGAGAACATCTTCCTGGGGCGGCAGCCGCGCCGTCTCGGGATGATCGACCGGAAGAAGATGGAGGCCGATGCCTCCGTCCTGCTGGAGCGGGTCGGCGTCCAGGTGTCTCCACGCGCGCGTGTCCGTGAACTCGGTATCGCCCGGCTCCAGATGGTCGAGATCGCGAAGGCGCTGAGTCTGGACGCCCGCGTGCTGATCATGGACGAGCCGACCGCCGTGCTCACCTCCGAGGAGGTGGAGAAGCTCTTCGTCATCGTGCGCAAGCTGCGCGAGGACGGGGTGGGTGTCGTCTTCATCACCCATCACTTGGAGGAGATCGCCGCCCTCGGAGATCGCGTCACCGTCATCCGGGACGGGAGGAGTGTGGGCCAAGTACCCGCGTCCACTCCCGAGGACGAGCTCGTACGGCTCATGGTGGGGCGGTCGATCGAGCAGCAGTACCCGCGTCAGCAGGCCGACACCGGGGCCGCGTTGCTCACCGTCGAGGGGCTCACGCGGGACGGCGTCTTCCATGACGTCGGCTTCGAGGTGCGGGCCGGTGAGGTCGTCGGGATCGCGGGGCTCGTCGGGGCCGGTCGTACCGAGGTCGTGCGGGCGGTGTTCGGCGCGGATCCGTACGACAAGGGGGCCGTGAAGGTCTCCGGGGCGCCGCTGAAGGGTCATGACGTCAACGCCGCCATGGCGGCCGGCATCGGGCTGATCCCCGAGGACCGCAAGGGGCAGGGGCTCGTGCTCGACGCGTCCGTCGAGGAGAACCTCGGGCTCGTGACCCTGCGGGCCTCGACCCGTGCGGGGATCGTCGACCTCAAGGGGCAGCGGGCGGCCGCCGCGCGGATCGCCGAGCAGCTCGGCGTACGGATGGCCGGGCTCGGGCAGCAGGTGCGGACCCTCTCCGGTGGTAACCAGCAGAAGGTCGTCATCGGCAAGTGGCTGCTCGCCGACACCAAGGTGCTGATCCTCGACGAGCCGACGCGCGGTATCGACGTGGGCGCCAAGGTCGAGATCTACGAGCTGATCAACGAACTGACCGCCGCCGGTGCCGCCGTCCTGATGATCTCCAGCGACCTTCCCGAGGTGCTCGGTATGAGCGACCGGGTCCTGGTGATGGCCCAGGGCCGGATCGCCGGCGAACTCCCGGGCGCCGAGGCCACTCAGGACGCCGTGATGGCTCTCGCCGTCTCCAACCCGAACACGATCGACTCCGTCACCGAAGTGGAGGCCCCCCGTGGCCGCTGA
- a CDS encoding ribokinase, protein MYDYDLLVVGSANADLVIGVERRPGAGETVLGSDLAVHPGGKGANQAVAAARLGARTALLARVGDDGNGRLLLDSQRDAGVDTVGVLVGGAPTGVALITVDPSGDNSIVVSPGANGKLTPEDVRAASTLLHASRVVSAQLEIPLETVVEVVRNLPEGTRFVLNPSPPRPLPEKVLAACDPLIVNEHEAKVIVGGELGGSPEDWARALLALGPRSVVVTLGAEGALVADAEGSARVAAVKVDAVDTTGAGDAFTAALAWKLGAGSAPAEAAAYAARVGAAAVTRAGAQVSFPTAEEVAALCCAVPGDNPRTPGRKNRSDGLAGEPSRGEAQ, encoded by the coding sequence ATGTACGACTACGACCTCCTGGTCGTGGGTTCGGCCAACGCCGACCTGGTGATCGGTGTCGAGCGGCGGCCGGGGGCCGGGGAGACGGTGCTCGGCTCGGATCTGGCCGTCCACCCCGGCGGCAAGGGCGCCAACCAGGCCGTGGCCGCCGCCCGGCTCGGGGCCCGTACGGCCCTGCTGGCCCGGGTCGGCGACGACGGGAACGGGCGGCTGCTGCTCGACTCGCAGCGGGACGCGGGGGTCGACACCGTGGGTGTGCTGGTCGGCGGGGCGCCCACCGGGGTCGCGCTGATCACGGTGGACCCGTCGGGGGACAACAGCATCGTGGTGTCGCCCGGCGCGAACGGGAAGCTCACTCCCGAGGACGTGCGGGCGGCGAGCACTCTGCTGCACGCCTCCCGGGTGGTCTCGGCGCAGCTGGAGATCCCGTTGGAGACGGTCGTGGAGGTCGTACGGAATCTGCCGGAGGGCACCCGGTTCGTGCTCAACCCGTCGCCGCCGCGGCCGTTGCCCGAGAAGGTGCTGGCGGCGTGCGACCCGCTGATCGTCAACGAGCACGAGGCGAAGGTCATCGTCGGGGGTGAGCTGGGCGGGTCTCCCGAGGACTGGGCGCGGGCCCTGCTGGCGCTGGGGCCGAGGTCGGTGGTCGTGACGCTGGGCGCGGAGGGGGCGTTGGTCGCCGACGCCGAGGGCAGTGCGCGGGTGGCGGCCGTGAAGGTGGACGCCGTGGACACCACGGGGGCCGGGGACGCGTTCACCGCGGCGCTGGCGTGGAAGCTGGGCGCGGGCTCGGCACCGGCGGAGGCCGCGGCGTACGCGGCCCGGGTCGGGGCCGCCGCCGTGACCAGGGCCGGGGCGCAGGTGTCGTTCCCGACCGCCGAGGAGGTCGCGGCCCTGTGCTGTGCTGTCCCGGGAGACAACCCCCGGACCCCCGGCCGGAAAAACAGGTCGGACGGGCTCGCCGGAGAGCCCTCGCGAGGTGAGGCCCAGTGA
- the eccD gene encoding type VII secretion integral membrane protein EccD, with protein MSTGALSRVTLVGDRRRVDLVLPSREPVGLLLPEVMRLLDDQVGTRPELRHLVTADGSALAHDSTLESSGVPDGAVLRLVRAEDAPSAPVVHDVTDEAAEDLDSRGWRWRPAARRVTAGIATVGWASAAGVFARMAYEPGVVAGALLVVAVVAALAGALLGRAGKRGLATTLIATAGALSVLGAATLSDAQAWSGAPQVAAMTAAGVVTLVLLGLFTPLGRGGLVGAGALAAAVVCWLGVDALVADVAEAVARPRVGAVLAVVSVIVLGLLPRLALMASGLSGLDDRRSGGASVSRYQVAAALTATHRGLALATVTMAASAAAAGSFVLRTPTKWTVLLAAVTMVVLALRARAFPLVAEVVVLLGAAAVLAVRLVSVWLEHSGEAAGPLGVLVLLAVTPLLVLAVQPAEHVRVRLRRVGDTLESIGVIALFPLVIGVFGVYGRLLDTFA; from the coding sequence ATGTCTACGGGGGCACTCAGCCGGGTCACGCTGGTCGGTGATCGGCGGCGCGTCGATCTCGTCCTGCCGTCGCGGGAGCCGGTCGGACTGCTGCTGCCGGAGGTCATGCGGCTGCTGGACGACCAGGTCGGTACGCGGCCCGAACTGCGGCATCTGGTCACGGCGGACGGTTCCGCGCTCGCCCACGACAGCACGCTGGAGTCGTCCGGGGTCCCGGACGGCGCCGTGCTGCGGCTGGTGCGGGCCGAGGACGCGCCTTCGGCGCCGGTCGTGCACGACGTCACCGACGAGGCGGCCGAGGACCTCGACTCCCGCGGTTGGCGCTGGCGTCCGGCCGCGCGGCGCGTGACGGCCGGGATCGCCACGGTCGGCTGGGCGTCGGCGGCCGGGGTGTTCGCGCGGATGGCGTACGAGCCCGGGGTCGTCGCGGGCGCCCTGCTGGTCGTGGCCGTGGTGGCCGCGCTCGCGGGCGCGCTGCTGGGGCGGGCCGGGAAGCGTGGCCTCGCCACGACCCTCATCGCCACGGCCGGCGCGCTGAGCGTGCTCGGCGCGGCGACCCTCTCCGACGCGCAAGCCTGGTCCGGTGCACCCCAGGTCGCCGCCATGACGGCCGCCGGGGTCGTCACCCTCGTACTGCTCGGCCTGTTCACCCCGCTCGGGCGGGGCGGGCTGGTCGGCGCCGGGGCGCTGGCCGCCGCCGTGGTGTGCTGGCTGGGCGTCGACGCGCTGGTGGCGGATGTGGCCGAGGCGGTGGCGCGGCCCCGGGTGGGCGCGGTCCTCGCGGTGGTCTCCGTGATCGTGCTCGGGCTGCTGCCGAGGCTGGCGCTGATGGCGTCGGGCCTGTCCGGCCTGGACGACCGGCGCTCCGGCGGTGCCTCGGTGAGCCGCTACCAGGTGGCGGCGGCCCTCACGGCCACGCACCGGGGGCTGGCCCTCGCCACGGTCACGATGGCCGCGTCGGCTGCCGCCGCCGGGTCGTTCGTGCTGCGCACGCCGACGAAGTGGACGGTGCTGCTGGCCGCCGTCACGATGGTCGTCCTCGCGCTGCGCGCCCGGGCGTTCCCGCTGGTCGCCGAGGTCGTGGTGCTGCTGGGCGCGGCGGCCGTGCTCGCCGTGCGGCTGGTCTCGGTGTGGCTGGAGCACTCCGGCGAGGCGGCCGGTCCGCTCGGCGTACTGGTGCTGCTGGCCGTCACACCGCTGCTGGTGCTCGCGGTGCAGCCCGCCGAGCATGTACGCGTACGGCTGCGGCGCGTCGGGGACACGCTGGAGTCCATCGGCGTCATCGCTCTGTTCCCGCTGGTCATCGGCGTGTTCGGCGTGTACGGACGACTGCTCGACACCTTCGCTTAG
- a CDS encoding pore-forming ESAT-6 family protein yields the protein MANQDRRSYDTGASGEVQTSLGTIVGQLERVLGDRDAAVKAAMTEFQADGVSDDYHGKEQRWQKAAGEVREIIRLVRTTLEQNDGTAQSTLAKARAAVDNIG from the coding sequence ATGGCTAACCAGGACCGCCGCTCGTACGACACCGGCGCCTCCGGTGAGGTGCAGACGAGCCTCGGCACCATCGTCGGTCAGCTGGAGCGGGTGCTCGGCGACCGTGACGCCGCGGTGAAGGCCGCGATGACCGAATTCCAGGCCGACGGCGTCTCGGACGACTACCACGGCAAGGAACAGCGCTGGCAGAAGGCGGCGGGCGAGGTCCGCGAGATCATCCGCCTGGTGCGCACCACGCTGGAGCAGAACGACGGCACCGCCCAGTCCACGCTGGCCAAGGCCCGCGCCGCCGTCGACAACATCGGCTGA
- the rbsD gene encoding D-ribose pyranase, translating into MKRAGILNRHLSGALAELGHGHEVLICDAGMPIPQGPRVVDLAFRAGVPSFAEVLEGLLAELVVEGATAAYEVQRANPEALALLEGHFPELELVPHEKLKELSERARLVVRTGEARPYANVLLRCGVFF; encoded by the coding sequence GTGAAACGGGCCGGGATACTCAACCGTCACCTCTCCGGTGCTCTCGCCGAACTCGGCCATGGGCACGAGGTGCTGATCTGCGACGCGGGCATGCCGATTCCGCAGGGGCCGCGGGTGGTGGACCTCGCGTTCCGGGCCGGGGTGCCGTCCTTCGCGGAGGTGCTGGAGGGGCTGCTGGCGGAACTGGTGGTCGAGGGCGCGACCGCCGCGTACGAGGTCCAGCGGGCCAACCCCGAGGCGCTGGCTCTGCTGGAGGGGCACTTCCCGGAGCTGGAGCTGGTCCCGCACGAGAAGCTGAAGGAGCTGTCGGAGCGGGCGCGGCTGGTCGTACGCACCGGGGAGGCGCGGCCGTACGCGAATGTGCTGTTGCGTTGCGGGGTGTTCTTCTGA